A portion of the Bacillus thuringiensis genome contains these proteins:
- a CDS encoding SH3 domain-containing protein, producing the protein MNMKATALTATTVAIASLLPSMGETNVQKANAEQLSNIKTGYVKVDQVALHTKDNVKSTSIDTIRFNTKVNILETTNGWYKVSVHNKVGYVQKDAILLKNKLQSNDQYIVNANALNVRSEPNLESSILDVLPNGKFITVQEDQGEWYKISHNGQTGYVQKAFVSNGSQPLVKGITVQNNTKYTVATPNLNVRSNTSTSSALLGSLQNGTQVQVVETVGTWYKIRFGTGYGYVAKHYVVQNQPQAKTEQPSSIPAAFKFPAQGRISSTFDIRWEQMHYGIDIAAPGNVSIQAAAAGKVVKSYYSASYGNVVFIAHQINGKLYTTVYAHMKDRTVQTGDQVQTGQLVGHMGNTGHSYGQHLHFELHNGEWNFEKTNAVNPLPYLVR; encoded by the coding sequence ATGAATATGAAAGCTACTGCTTTAACAGCAACTACTGTAGCGATTGCTTCTTTACTTCCTTCTATGGGTGAAACAAATGTACAAAAAGCAAACGCTGAACAATTATCTAATATTAAAACTGGGTATGTCAAAGTCGATCAAGTAGCATTACATACAAAAGATAACGTAAAAAGCACATCAATTGATACAATTCGCTTTAATACAAAAGTGAACATCCTTGAAACAACTAATGGTTGGTATAAAGTATCTGTTCATAATAAAGTAGGTTATGTACAAAAAGATGCTATTTTACTAAAAAACAAACTTCAATCTAATGATCAATACATCGTCAATGCTAATGCATTAAACGTTCGCTCTGAACCTAATTTAGAATCTTCCATTTTAGATGTATTACCAAATGGCAAGTTCATTACCGTTCAAGAAGATCAAGGCGAATGGTATAAAATATCACACAATGGCCAAACAGGTTACGTACAAAAAGCATTCGTTTCTAATGGTTCACAGCCCTTAGTAAAAGGAATCACCGTTCAAAATAATACAAAATATACTGTTGCAACACCTAATCTGAATGTACGTAGCAACACTAGTACAAGTAGCGCTCTACTCGGTTCATTACAAAACGGTACACAAGTACAAGTAGTAGAAACTGTAGGAACTTGGTATAAAATTCGTTTTGGCACAGGATACGGATATGTAGCAAAACACTATGTAGTACAAAATCAACCACAAGCTAAAACAGAGCAACCTTCATCTATTCCAGCTGCTTTCAAATTCCCTGCTCAAGGAAGAATTAGCTCAACCTTTGATATACGCTGGGAACAAATGCATTATGGTATAGATATTGCCGCTCCAGGGAACGTCTCTATCCAAGCTGCTGCTGCAGGTAAAGTTGTGAAATCTTATTATTCAGCTAGCTATGGAAATGTTGTGTTCATTGCGCATCAAATCAATGGGAAATTATATACAACTGTTTATGCCCATATGAAGGATCGCACTGTACAAACTGGTGATCAAGTACAAACTGGACAATTAGTAGGTCATATGGGAAACACAGGTCATTCATACGGGCAACATCTTCATTTTGAATTACATAATGGAGAATGGAATTTTGAAAAAACAAATGCAGTAAATCCACTGCCATATTTAGTTAGGTAA
- the tenA gene encoding thiaminase II produces MKFCDRLLETVQPVWEMSHNHPFVVGMGDGTLEKDKFQYYIIQDYLYLLDYAKLYAIGVVKATNPQVMGKFAEQIDGILNGEMTIHKQYAKRLGISIEEIESAKPSAKNLAYTNYMMSVSQNGTLAELIAALLPCMWSYWEIGKRLNDIPGARDHEFFGEWIQGYSSEEYGNLCIWLIDLLNEMAVGKSEKELDRLEEIFLYSSRFEYLFWDMSYRKEMWGFEEEEHTTVS; encoded by the coding sequence ATGAAATTTTGCGATAGATTATTAGAAACTGTGCAACCAGTTTGGGAGATGAGTCATAATCATCCGTTTGTAGTGGGTATGGGAGATGGCACGTTAGAAAAAGATAAATTCCAGTATTATATTATTCAAGATTATTTATATCTGCTAGATTATGCAAAGTTATATGCGATTGGTGTTGTAAAAGCAACGAATCCACAAGTAATGGGAAAGTTCGCTGAACAAATTGATGGAATATTAAATGGCGAAATGACAATCCATAAACAATATGCAAAAAGACTTGGAATTTCTATAGAGGAGATAGAGTCTGCGAAACCATCTGCTAAAAATTTAGCTTATACAAATTACATGATGTCTGTATCTCAAAATGGCACACTTGCGGAATTAATAGCAGCGCTTCTTCCTTGTATGTGGAGCTACTGGGAAATTGGAAAGCGTTTAAATGATATTCCTGGAGCAAGAGATCATGAGTTTTTTGGTGAGTGGATTCAAGGATATAGTTCGGAAGAATACGGTAATCTTTGTATTTGGTTAATAGATTTATTAAATGAAATGGCAGTTGGAAAGTCTGAGAAAGAACTAGATAGATTAGAGGAGATTTTCTTATATTCCAGTCGATTTGAATATTTATTCTGGGATATGTCCTATCGTAAGGAGATGTGGGGATTTGAGGAGGAAGAACATACTACAGTTTCATAA
- a CDS encoding ABC transporter ATP-binding protein: protein MRRKNILQFHNVSFHYDEKPIIHELNASIHEKEFVSIIGPSGCGKSTLFRLITGLEKVSTGQIELTETKHHPVGYMPQKDMLLPWRTIIENAALPLECQGVQKKEAQVKAKELLYKFGLQGYETKHPKDLSGGMRQRVSFIRTLLTGGEILLLDEPFSALDALTKASLQEWLFEQWQEWEKTILFITHDVEEALFLSNRVLVVEQQPITTLTERIVPLDHNRTRKDLYKPEVLALKDELLSMLQRQVLV, encoded by the coding sequence TTGAGGAGGAAGAACATACTACAGTTTCATAATGTTTCTTTTCATTACGATGAGAAACCAATCATCCATGAATTAAATGCTTCTATACATGAGAAAGAGTTTGTCAGTATTATCGGACCGAGTGGATGTGGGAAAAGTACTTTATTTCGCCTTATTACAGGCCTAGAGAAGGTAAGTACTGGACAGATAGAACTGACAGAAACAAAGCACCATCCTGTAGGGTATATGCCGCAAAAAGATATGCTTTTGCCGTGGAGAACAATTATTGAGAATGCCGCCTTGCCGCTAGAGTGCCAAGGTGTACAGAAGAAAGAAGCACAAGTAAAGGCAAAGGAACTGTTATATAAATTTGGTTTACAAGGATATGAGACAAAACATCCGAAAGATTTATCTGGTGGTATGAGGCAACGCGTATCTTTTATCCGAACTTTATTAACGGGCGGGGAGATATTGTTATTAGATGAACCGTTTAGCGCGTTAGATGCTTTAACGAAGGCCTCTTTACAAGAATGGTTGTTTGAACAATGGCAAGAGTGGGAAAAAACAATTTTATTCATTACTCATGATGTTGAAGAAGCGTTATTTCTTTCGAACCGAGTTTTAGTAGTGGAACAGCAGCCGATAACGACTTTGACTGAGCGGATTGTACCGCTTGATCATAACAGAACACGAAAAGATTTATATAAACCGGAAGTGTTAGCGCTGAAAGATGAGCTTCTTAGTATGTTACAAAGGCAGGTACTTGTGTGA
- a CDS encoding ABC transporter permease, with the protein MNRLKELVPAITLSSILLAVWEIGARIVDEMYILPSPSAIVMKIWKLKDILFTVHLPATLYVVLIGVVISIVLGVGLAMLMNASTWMERAFYPLLVASQTIPITALAPLFVLWFGYTIWSKVVVTVLITFFPIAVNTYDGLRSTKKEWEELLVTYGATKRDIFLKLKLPSALPYFFSALKIAVPLSVIGAAIGEWLGAQAGLGYFSKRMMTQLDGAGVFAPIVLLSLLAIFFVVLISILEKKFISWRKHS; encoded by the coding sequence ATGAACCGATTGAAAGAATTAGTTCCTGCTATTACACTTTCTAGTATTTTACTTGCTGTGTGGGAAATAGGAGCAAGAATTGTAGATGAGATGTACATTTTACCGTCACCGTCTGCGATTGTAATGAAGATATGGAAACTAAAAGACATATTATTTACGGTTCATTTACCTGCAACGTTATACGTCGTTTTAATAGGTGTTGTGATTTCTATCGTATTAGGTGTAGGGCTAGCGATGTTAATGAATGCGAGTACATGGATGGAAAGAGCATTTTATCCATTATTAGTTGCTTCACAAACGATTCCGATTACTGCGCTTGCTCCGTTATTTGTTTTATGGTTTGGATACACAATCTGGAGTAAGGTTGTTGTCACAGTTTTAATTACGTTTTTCCCGATTGCGGTCAATACATATGATGGACTGCGTAGTACGAAAAAAGAATGGGAGGAGCTCTTAGTTACATATGGAGCAACGAAAAGAGATATTTTTCTTAAACTAAAGTTGCCGTCTGCTCTTCCTTATTTTTTCTCAGCTTTAAAAATTGCAGTTCCGCTTAGTGTTATCGGAGCAGCAATTGGAGAATGGCTCGGTGCACAAGCTGGACTTGGATATTTCAGTAAGAGAATGATGACGCAGTTAGATGGAGCTGGCGTATTTGCACCCATTGTATTGTTATCATTATTAGCTATTTTCTTCGTCGTACTTATTTCCATATTAGAAAAGAAATTCATTAGTTGGAGGAAGCATTCATGA
- a CDS encoding ABC transporter substrate-binding protein gives MKFLKRIFVFTLLIAMIAGCSSNSASDKSKKEKEITVMLDWYPNAVHSFIYAAIEKGYFKEEGVKVNIKFPSNPTDPLTLAAAGKVTVGLYYQPDVVMARANEQIPVKSIGAVVRSPLNHVVSLKSAGIQSPKDLEGKTVGYSGTPLSEMYLKTMVKEAGGNPDTVKVVDVGFDLVPALITKKVDAVTGAYINHEVPVMRHEGHEPAYFNPADYGVPNYHELVFVTGDKTLKKDKEALQAFLRGTKKGYDFMKKNPDEALNILLNHQEKENFPLVPEVEKESMKILLEKMETKDEPFLSDSKESWEKQNKWLKDKGMTKETVPADELFENILK, from the coding sequence ATGAAATTTTTAAAGCGCATCTTTGTGTTTACATTATTAATTGCAATGATTGCAGGATGTTCGAGTAATTCAGCATCAGACAAAAGTAAAAAAGAGAAAGAAATAACAGTCATGTTAGATTGGTATCCAAATGCGGTACATAGCTTTATTTATGCAGCAATTGAAAAAGGATACTTTAAAGAAGAAGGTGTAAAGGTAAATATTAAATTCCCTTCTAATCCGACTGATCCATTAACATTGGCAGCAGCAGGGAAGGTGACAGTTGGCTTGTATTATCAGCCAGATGTTGTTATGGCAAGAGCAAATGAGCAAATTCCAGTGAAATCAATTGGGGCTGTCGTACGTTCGCCATTAAATCATGTCGTATCGCTGAAATCAGCGGGCATTCAATCACCGAAAGATTTAGAAGGAAAAACAGTAGGATATTCTGGAACACCTTTAAGTGAGATGTATTTAAAAACGATGGTAAAAGAAGCTGGTGGTAATCCTGATACAGTGAAAGTAGTTGATGTTGGATTTGATTTAGTACCAGCCTTAATTACGAAAAAAGTGGATGCGGTAACAGGGGCATACATTAATCATGAAGTACCGGTTATGCGTCATGAAGGCCATGAACCAGCTTACTTTAATCCAGCTGATTACGGAGTACCGAACTATCATGAGCTTGTGTTTGTAACAGGTGATAAAACGTTGAAAAAAGATAAAGAAGCGTTGCAAGCTTTCTTACGTGGTACGAAAAAAGGCTATGATTTCATGAAGAAAAACCCAGATGAAGCATTGAATATTTTATTAAATCATCAAGAAAAAGAAAACTTCCCACTTGTGCCAGAAGTTGAAAAGGAAAGTATGAAAATTTTATTAGAGAAGATGGAAACGAAAGATGAGCCATTTTTATCAGATTCAAAAGAATCTTGGGAGAAACAAAATAAATGGCTGAAGGACAAAGGAATGACGAAAGAAACTGTCCCAGCCGATGAACTATTCGAAAATATTTTAAAGTAG
- the tenI gene encoding thiazole tautomerase TenI has product MKNELHVISNGHMPFEELVNVAMQIESEIDYLHIREREKSTKELYEGVESLLMEGFPASKIVINDRIDIAILLNIPRVQLGYRSTDVKSVKEKFSYLHVGYSVHSLDEAIVAFKNGADSLVYGHVFPTDCKKGVPARGLEEISDIARCLSIPITAIGGITPENTVDVLTNGVSGIAVMSGIVSSSNPYSKAKSYKESMRKWAEKHV; this is encoded by the coding sequence ATGAAAAATGAGCTCCACGTAATCTCAAATGGCCATATGCCATTCGAAGAGTTAGTGAATGTAGCGATGCAAATTGAGAGTGAGATTGATTATTTGCATATTCGTGAGCGTGAGAAGAGTACGAAGGAGTTATATGAAGGTGTGGAAAGTCTTTTAATGGAAGGCTTTCCGGCTTCTAAAATTGTCATAAATGATCGAATTGATATTGCAATTTTATTAAATATTCCTCGTGTTCAACTAGGGTATCGAAGCACAGATGTAAAGTCAGTGAAAGAAAAGTTTTCGTATTTGCATGTCGGTTATTCTGTGCATTCGCTAGATGAAGCGATAGTAGCATTTAAAAATGGAGCGGATTCACTCGTTTATGGTCATGTATTTCCGACAGATTGTAAAAAAGGTGTGCCAGCGAGAGGGCTTGAAGAAATTTCAGACATTGCAAGGTGTTTATCTATACCGATTACAGCAATTGGAGGAATTACTCCAGAAAACACAGTGGATGTCCTTACTAACGGTGTAAGCGGTATAGCAGTTATGTCTGGAATAGTAAGTAGTAGTAACCCGTATAGCAAAGCTAAATCTTATAAGGAATCAATGAGAAAGTGGGCGGAAAAACATGTGTAA
- the thiO gene encoding glycine oxidase ThiO: MCKKYDVAIIGGGVIGSSVAHFLAERGHKVAIIEKQRIASEASKAAAGLLGVQAEWDAYDPLFELARESRAIFPQLAEVLREKTGIDIGYEEKGIYRIAQNEEEKERILHIMDWQQKTGEDSYFLTGDRLREKEPFLSESIIGAVYYPKDGHVIAPELTKAFAHSASFSGADIYEQTELFDIRIENNKVTGIVTSEGVITCEKVVIAGGSWSTKLLRHFHLEWGTYPVKGEVVAVRSRKQLLKAPIFQERFYIAPKRGGRYVIGATMKPHTFNKTVQPESITSILERAYTILPALKEAEWESTWAGLRPQSNHEAPYMGEHEEIKGLYACTGHYRNGILLSPVSGQYMADLIEGRQENHLLDSLLSKTI; this comes from the coding sequence ATGTGTAAGAAGTATGATGTAGCGATAATTGGCGGTGGTGTAATTGGTAGTTCAGTTGCACATTTTCTAGCAGAAAGAGGACATAAAGTAGCGATTATAGAGAAGCAAAGAATTGCATCTGAAGCCTCGAAAGCAGCCGCTGGTTTACTTGGGGTTCAGGCAGAATGGGATGCATATGACCCACTATTTGAACTTGCAAGAGAAAGCCGTGCTATATTTCCACAACTTGCAGAAGTTTTACGTGAAAAAACAGGCATCGATATTGGATATGAAGAGAAAGGCATTTATCGCATTGCTCAAAATGAAGAGGAGAAGGAAAGAATTCTTCACATTATGGATTGGCAGCAGAAAACAGGTGAAGATTCTTACTTTCTAACGGGAGATCGTTTACGAGAGAAAGAACCATTTCTTTCTGAGTCAATTATAGGTGCTGTATATTATCCGAAAGATGGTCATGTTATTGCACCAGAGCTTACAAAAGCATTCGCACATTCTGCATCATTTTCGGGTGCTGATATATATGAACAGACAGAATTGTTTGATATTCGTATTGAAAATAATAAAGTGACTGGAATTGTGACGAGCGAAGGGGTTATCACATGCGAGAAAGTGGTTATTGCGGGTGGTTCATGGAGCACGAAGTTACTGCGTCATTTTCACCTCGAATGGGGTACATATCCAGTTAAAGGAGAAGTAGTAGCGGTAAGAAGCAGAAAACAACTTTTAAAGGCGCCTATTTTCCAAGAAAGATTTTACATTGCACCAAAGCGCGGCGGACGTTACGTAATTGGAGCAACGATGAAGCCTCATACGTTTAATAAAACTGTGCAGCCAGAAAGTATTACTTCTATATTAGAACGCGCGTATACGATATTACCAGCTTTAAAAGAAGCAGAGTGGGAAAGCACATGGGCAGGGTTAAGACCACAATCGAATCACGAAGCTCCTTATATGGGAGAGCATGAAGAAATAAAAGGTTTATATGCTTGTACTGGGCATTATCGAAACGGTATTTTATTAAGTCCTGTTTCTGGTCAGTATATGGCGGATTTAATAGAAGGAAGGCAGGAGAATCACTTGCTAGATTCATTGCTTTCTAAAACAATTTAG
- the thiS gene encoding sulfur carrier protein ThiS, with the protein MKLKINGNQLEVPASVKTVAELLTHLELDNRIVVVERNKDILQKDDHTDTSVFDGDQIEIVTFVGGG; encoded by the coding sequence TTGAAGTTAAAAATTAATGGTAACCAACTTGAAGTGCCAGCGAGTGTAAAAACAGTAGCTGAGCTACTTACACATTTAGAACTAGATAACAGAATTGTTGTAGTAGAGCGTAATAAAGATATTTTACAAAAAGATGATCATACAGATACATCTGTTTTTGATGGAGACCAAATTGAGATTGTAACTTTCGTAGGAGGCGGTTGA
- the thiG gene encoding thiazole synthase, whose translation MLNIGPFSFHSRLLLGTGKFPDFDVQQKAIDVSEAEILTFAVRRMDIFDAKQPNLLEKLDVKKYTLLPNTAGAKNAEEAVRIAKLAKASGLCDMIKVEVIGDDRTLLPDPVETLKASEMLLEEGFIVLPYTSDDVVLARKLQELGVHAIMPGASPIGSGLGIVNPLNLSFIIEQATVPVIVDAGIGSPADAAFAMELGADGVLLNTAVSGAKDPIKMAQAMKLSIEAGRLGFEAGRIARKRCATASSPLEGMSVVE comes from the coding sequence ATGTTAAACATTGGACCATTTTCATTTCATTCTAGACTTTTATTAGGAACAGGTAAATTCCCTGATTTTGACGTACAGCAAAAGGCAATTGACGTTTCTGAAGCTGAAATTTTAACGTTTGCGGTACGTCGTATGGATATCTTTGATGCAAAGCAACCTAATTTATTAGAGAAACTTGATGTGAAAAAATATACGTTATTACCAAATACAGCAGGGGCAAAAAATGCTGAAGAGGCTGTTCGTATTGCAAAATTAGCAAAAGCGTCTGGGCTTTGTGACATGATAAAGGTAGAAGTTATTGGTGATGATAGAACGTTATTACCGGATCCGGTAGAAACGTTAAAGGCATCTGAAATGTTACTGGAAGAAGGATTTATCGTACTTCCGTACACATCTGATGATGTTGTATTAGCACGTAAATTACAAGAGCTTGGCGTGCATGCGATTATGCCAGGAGCATCTCCAATCGGATCAGGACTTGGTATTGTAAATCCATTAAATTTGAGCTTCATTATTGAACAAGCGACAGTACCAGTTATCGTCGATGCCGGTATTGGTAGCCCAGCTGATGCGGCATTTGCAATGGAATTAGGAGCAGATGGCGTGTTATTAAATACAGCTGTATCAGGAGCGAAAGATCCTATTAAAATGGCGCAGGCAATGAAATTAAGTATTGAAGCAGGCCGTTTAGGATTTGAAGCAGGTCGTATTGCACGTAAGCGTTGTGCAACTGCAAGTAGTCCTTTAGAAGGAATGAGCGTAGTTGAATAA
- the thiF gene encoding thiazole biosynthesis adenylyltransferase ThiF — protein sequence MNNRYSRQELFSPIGEEGQQKIREKHVLIIGAGALGSANAEMFVRAGVGKITIVDRDYVDWSNLQRQQLYAESDVKNNLPKAIAAKKRLEEINSDVTIEALVQDVTAEELEELVTNVDVMIDATDNFETRFIVNDIAQKYSIPWIYGACVGSYGLSYTILPSKTPCLSCLLQSIPLGGATCDTAGIISPAVSLVVSHQVTEALKLLVEDYESLRDGLVSFDMWKNEYSCMNVQKLRQHNCPSCGENALYPYLNKENTSKTAVLCGRNTVQIRPPHKEEMNFEQYKELLEGRVNDLNVNPYLLSFSVEDKRLVAFKDGRVLVHGTKDISEAKTIYHRYFG from the coding sequence TTGAATAATCGATATTCTCGCCAAGAACTATTTTCTCCAATTGGAGAAGAAGGACAGCAAAAGATAAGAGAAAAGCATGTGCTTATTATCGGTGCAGGTGCATTAGGTAGTGCAAATGCAGAGATGTTTGTAAGAGCAGGTGTTGGCAAGATAACAATTGTTGACCGTGATTATGTAGATTGGAGTAATTTACAAAGACAACAATTGTATGCAGAGAGCGACGTAAAGAATAATCTTCCAAAAGCTATAGCGGCTAAAAAACGTTTAGAAGAGATTAATAGCGATGTAACAATAGAAGCTCTCGTTCAAGATGTAACAGCTGAAGAGCTAGAAGAACTTGTTACAAACGTTGATGTAATGATTGATGCGACTGATAATTTCGAAACACGCTTTATTGTGAATGATATAGCACAAAAATATTCTATTCCATGGATTTACGGTGCATGTGTAGGTAGTTACGGTCTTTCTTACACAATCCTTCCTAGTAAAACACCATGTTTATCATGTTTATTACAGTCGATTCCGCTTGGCGGGGCAACATGTGATACAGCGGGTATTATATCACCTGCTGTATCTCTTGTCGTTTCTCATCAAGTAACAGAAGCTCTTAAACTGTTAGTAGAAGATTACGAATCACTTCGAGATGGGCTTGTATCGTTTGATATGTGGAAGAATGAGTATTCATGTATGAATGTACAAAAGCTTCGCCAGCATAATTGTCCTTCATGTGGAGAGAATGCATTGTATCCGTATTTAAATAAAGAGAACACATCAAAAACAGCAGTTTTATGCGGGCGAAATACAGTTCAAATTAGACCACCTCATAAAGAAGAAATGAATTTTGAACAATATAAAGAGTTGCTGGAAGGTCGCGTGAATGATTTAAATGTAAATCCATATTTATTATCATTTTCTGTTGAAGACAAGAGGTTAGTCGCCTTTAAAGATGGCCGTGTGCTCGTACATGGAACGAAAGATATAAGCGAAGCAAAAACGATTTATCATCGCTATTTTGGATAG
- the thiD gene encoding bifunctional hydroxymethylpyrimidine kinase/phosphomethylpyrimidine kinase gives MKVNKALTIAGSDSGGGAGIQADLKTFQELGVYGMTAITAITAQNTLGVQGVYPVPLEGITEQLNSIGTDLTPDAVKLGMLFSSEIIQIVAEQIKKFGWNNIVLDPVMIAKGGASLLQQEAVHALKEYLLPVATVITPNVPEAEVLTGMEIHNVEDSKEAAKVLHELGAKYVLMKGGHAEYQGNEVIDFLFDGEEFIEFRSERIPSKQTHGSGCTFASAVTAGLAKGYSIEDAVQEAKRFISIAIEEPLNIGSGHGPTNHFAYKVNRTRV, from the coding sequence ATGAAAGTGAATAAAGCTTTAACAATTGCAGGATCTGATAGTGGCGGCGGTGCTGGAATTCAGGCGGATTTAAAAACATTCCAAGAGCTTGGTGTATACGGAATGACGGCTATTACGGCAATTACTGCTCAAAACACGCTTGGCGTTCAAGGGGTATATCCTGTTCCGTTAGAAGGTATTACAGAACAGCTGAATTCAATTGGTACGGATTTAACACCAGATGCAGTGAAACTAGGAATGTTATTTAGTAGTGAAATAATTCAAATTGTTGCAGAACAAATTAAAAAATTTGGCTGGAATAATATTGTGCTAGATCCCGTTATGATCGCAAAAGGCGGTGCATCATTATTACAGCAAGAAGCAGTTCATGCATTAAAAGAATATTTATTACCAGTAGCAACCGTTATAACACCGAATGTTCCAGAAGCAGAAGTGTTAACTGGGATGGAGATTCATAATGTTGAAGATAGTAAGGAAGCTGCAAAAGTATTGCACGAATTAGGTGCTAAATATGTGCTTATGAAGGGCGGACATGCAGAATATCAAGGTAATGAAGTAATTGATTTCCTCTTTGATGGAGAAGAATTTATTGAGTTTAGAAGCGAGCGAATTCCTTCAAAGCAAACGCACGGAAGTGGGTGTACATTTGCTTCAGCGGTTACAGCAGGACTTGCGAAAGGATACTCAATTGAAGATGCTGTTCAAGAAGCAAAACGATTTATTAGTATAGCAATTGAAGAGCCATTGAATATTGGTAGTGGTCATGGACCGACGAATCATTTTGCGTATAAAGTGAATAGAACGCGTGTATAG
- a CDS encoding SipW-dependent-type signal peptide-containing protein, with protein MLDVVMVGIFILLVASMASLASWSDKVVKEGKQS; from the coding sequence ATGTTAGATGTTGTAATGGTCGGGATTTTTATTTTATTAGTTGCATCGATGGCAAGTCTTGCAAGTTGGTCAGATAAAGTTGTGAAAGAAGGAAAGCAATCATGA
- the kdpF gene encoding K(+)-transporting ATPase subunit F, translating to MIVLSVIVAAITVYLVYALLNPEKF from the coding sequence ATGATTGTCTTATCGGTTATTGTCGCAGCAATTACAGTGTATTTAGTGTATGCATTATTAAATCCAGAGAAGTTTTAA